In Vigna unguiculata cultivar IT97K-499-35 chromosome 3, ASM411807v1, whole genome shotgun sequence, a single genomic region encodes these proteins:
- the LOC114177815 gene encoding protein SPA1-RELATED 2-like — MWKDNFDGMDEELEIGEGVQVQHQNKDDGYSLNPEFPGILKPQEYDEIPEDKNMAEGREHLHPGLFSDGGGVMVEELMVKSCNGSTLEIGTLNSPGSLHDCRSPWRHNYQPFADSRVGRDRIIARKSVQATSSATEDFGPMSSREILARKSVNYDHGSVVKHLSADEHTAEQKEDEGDAREGMQTKTAHKSGFAEYFSRSTLKGKGIVCKGPSSNGLYVESRDQNLMKYGIDIQTDSNAFPISGLKFAKSPHNATVPGFGESDTDGVTLREWLNSRHHKGSKTEHLSIFRKIADLVGGSHSQGVAMHNLYPSYIKLLPSNHVMHLGLPTQKHKLDSVANSEVLQLENSLIRKRLSEKVKSSSHNLRMKKQKFADNVRVAGDQSQCPPRTDLYYQIANDIKVNAAVSQDHCNQYKEDIQFSKHNIRRPSRLPHISNAGQFQLNSSNEGLEEEWYTSPEGGCTILSNIYCLGVLFFELFNHFDSERAHTAAMSALRGRILPSAFLSEYPKEAGFCLWMLHPEPLSRPTIRKILQSEVINGTKVVDCEELLSSLNQYDAESELLLHFLISLKEQKHGDAHKLAEEIRCMESDIKEVERRHDLRLSLAPSSLKNNSSCGIEGVSLLKEASSAEILPPVYTVSKENELRLMKNMSPLENVYFSTRSTIKLPGTETATRPDKDVLRNSDNFCVAQKDMEKHTDTLGAFFDGLCKYARYHKFEVRGILRTSDFNNPVNVICSLSFDRDGDYFAAAGISKKIKVFQFDAIFNNSVDIHYPVVEMVNRSRLSCVCWNSYVQNYLASTDYDGVVKLWDANTGQEFSRLTEHEKRAWSVDFSILCPTKFASGSDDCSLKLWSVNEKNSLGTIRNVANVCCVQFSAHSSHMLAFGSADNSAYCYDLRFLRNPWCVLGGHRKSVSFVKFLDSETLVSASTDNTLKIWDLNRTSPVGRSTSACSLTLTGHTNEKNFVGLSVADGYITCGSETNEVYAYYKSFPMPIISHKFGSIDPVSGKETDDDYSQFVSSVCWRGKSDMLIAANTSGCIKVLQMI, encoded by the exons ATGTGGAAAGATAATTTTGACGGCATGGACGAAGAATTGGAGATTGGTGAGGGTGTGCAAGTGCAACATCAAAACAAAGATGATGGCTATTCACTAAATCCTGAATTCCCCGGAATATTAAAACCCCAAGAATATGATGAAATTCCAGAAGATAAGAATATGGCTGAAGGAAGGGAACATTTGCATCCAGGTCTATTTTCTGATGGCGGCGGTGTCATGGTTGAAGAGTTAATGGTGAAAAGTTGCAACGGTTCTACCCTAGAAATCGGTACTTTGAACAGTCCAGGGTCTTTGCATGATTGCCGGAGTCCATGGCGGCATAATTATCAGCCGTTTGCTGATTCGCGTGTGGGAAGGGATCGCATTATAGCTAGAAAGAGTGTTCAAGCTACATCTAGTGCTACGGAGGATTTTGGGCCCATGTCTTCCCGAGAGATATTAGCTAGAAAATCAGTCAATTATGATCATGGCAGTGTCGTGAAGCACTTGTCCGCTGATGAGCATACAGCCGAGCAAAAAGAGGATGAAGGTGATGCTCGCGAAGGAATGCAAACAAAAACTGCACACAAATCAGGATTTGCAGAGTATTTTAGTAGAAGTACATTGAAGGGAAAGGGTATTGTATGTAAAGGTCCATCTTCTAATGGTTTATATGTTGAGTCCAGAGATCAGAACCTCATGAAGTATGGCATTGATATCCAGACGGATTCTAATGCATTCCCGATCTCCGGTTTAAAGTTTGCAAAGTCTCCACATAATGCTACCGTGCCAGGATTTGGTGAGTCTGACACTGATGGTGTGACTTTGAGAGAATGGTTGAATTCTAGGCACCACAAAGGAAGCAAAACAGAGCATTTAAGTATATTCAGAAAAATTGCAGACTTGGTTGGCGGTTCTCACTCGCAGGGAGTTGCAATGCACAATCTGTACCCTTCTTATATTAAATTGCTACCATCCAACCATGTTATGCATCTTGGGTTGCCAACTCAGAAACACAAATTAGATAGCGTTGCGAATTCTGAAGTTCTTCAGCTAGAGAATTCCCTTATTAGAAAAAGGCTGTCGGAGAAAGTAAAATCTTCCTCTCATAATTTGCGGATGAAGAAACAGAAATTCGCTGATAATGTTAGAGTTGCCGGTGATCAGAGTCAGTGCCCTCCTCGGACTGACTTGTATTATCAAATTGCCAATGATATTAAAGTCAATGCAGCGGTATCACAAGATCATTGCAATCAATACAAGGAAGATATCCAATTTTCTAAGCATAATATTCGGAGACCGTCTCGCCTCCCTCACATATCTAATGCCGGTCAATTCCAATTGAATTCCTCAAACGAAGGATTGGAAGAAGAATGGTATACAAGTCCTGAGGGTGGTTGcacaatattatcaaatatCTACTGTCTGGGAGTCCTTTTTTTTGAG ttatttaatcattttgatTCAGAAAGAGCACATACTGCTGCGATGTCTGCTCTTCGTGGTAGGATTCTTCCCTCAGCTTTCCTATCAGAGTATCCTAAGGAAGCTGGATTTTGCCTTTGGATGCTGCATCCTGAACCATTATCACGTCCAACAATAAG GAAGATCCTACAATCTGAAGTGATAAATGGAACAAAGGTGGTGGACTGTGAGGAATTATTATCAAGTCTTAACCAATATGATGCAGAATCAGAATTGTTATTGCATTTCCTCATCTCACTGAAAGAGCAGAAACACGGGGATGCCCACAAATTGGCTGAAGAAATCAGATGCATGGAATCAGATATAAAAGAGGTGGAGAGAAGGCATGATTTGAGACTATCCTTGGCTCCTTCGAGCTTGAAGAACAACTCATCCTGCGGAATAGAGGGTGTATCTCTTCTCAAAGAAGCTTCAAGTGCAGAAATATTACCACCAGTATACACAGTTTCCAAAGAAAATGAACTGAGACTGATGAAAAATATGTCCCCACTTGAGAATGTTTACTTTTCTACGAGATCTACAATTAAGCTTCCTGGAACAGAAACAGCAACCCGCCCAGATAAAGATGTGCTGAGAAATTCTGACAACTTCTGTGTAGCTCAAAAAGACATGGAAAAACATACAGATACTTTAGGAGCTTTCTTTGACGGTTTGTGCAAGTATGCGCGTTATCACAAGTTTGAAGTGCGGGGCATACTAAGAACTTCTGATTTTAACAATCCAGTAAATGTAATCTGTTCTCTGAGTTTTGATAGAGATGGAGACTACTTTGCTGCTGCTGGGatatcaaagaaaataaaagtttttcagTTCGATGCAATTTTCAATAACTCTGTCGACATCCATTATCCTGTAGTCGAGATGGTAAACAGATCAAGGCTAAGTTGTGTTTGCTGGAATAGCTACGTCCAGAACTATCTTGCCTCCACAGACTATGATGGTGTAGTTAAG CTATGGGATGCCAATACAGGTCAAGAGTTTTCTCGTCTCACCGAACATGAAAAGAGGGCCTGGTCTGTTGATTTCTCTATTTTATGCCCTACTAAATTTGCCAGTGGGAGTGATGACTGTTCTTTGAAACTGTGGAGTGTCAATGAG AAAAACAGTTTAGGCACAATAAGGAATGTTGCTAATGTCTGTTGTGTTCAGTTCTCTGCTCATTCATCTCATATGCTGGCCTTTGGATCCGCGGATAATTCGGCTTATTGCTATGATCTTCGCTTTCTTCGAAACCCTTGGTGTGTGTTGGGTGGTCATCGTAAATCTGTAAGTTTTGTCAAATTCTTGGACTCTGAAACACTAGTTTCTGCATCAACCGATaataccttgaagatctgggaTCTCAACAGAACCTCTCCTGTGGGTCGGTCAACTAGTGCTTGCAGCTTAACTCTGACTGGACATACCAATGAAAAG AATTTTGTGGGCTTATCAGTTGCTGATGGATATATAACATGTGGTTCAGAAACAAATGAG GTCTATGCCTACTATAAATCTTTTCCCATGCCAATCATTTCGCACAAGTTTGGGTCCATTGATCCTGTTTCTGGTAAAGAGACTGATGATGACTATAGTCAATTTGTTTCAAGTGTGTGCTGGAGAGGGAAATCAGACATGCTTATTGCAGCCAATACAAGTGGATGTATAAAAGTTCTACAGATGATTTGA
- the LOC114176357 gene encoding arabinogalactan protein 41-like: protein MAGVCKHSLGLGVMAMVATLILALSMPAAVQAQTAAPALAPSSDGSSIDQGIAYTLMLLALVLTYIIHSA, encoded by the exons ATGGCAGGTGTTTGCAAGCATTCCTTGGGATTGGGAGTTATGGCCATGGTTGCCACTCTCATTCTTGCTCTTTCAATGCCTGCTGCTGTTCAGGCTCAAACTGCAGCCCCTGCACTTGCCCCTTCCAGTGACG GTTCGTCTATCGATCAAGGGATAGCATATACTCTGATGTTGCTGGCTCTGGTACTCACATACATCATCCACTCGGCCTAA